In Pseudomonas sp. MYb327, one DNA window encodes the following:
- the rsmD gene encoding 16S rRNA (guanine(966)-N(2))-methyltransferase RsmD: protein MATSRPKKPVHNVHNGVNQLRIIGGEWRSRKLSFPDAPGLRPTPDRVRETLFNWLAPYVPGAKVLDPFAGSGALFLEALSRGAAMGQALDASSLAVSSLKEHLGTLRCTNGQVQTADALRYLETQPAVAYDLVFLDPPFNQNLLPAVCTLLEERQWLAEDAWVYTESESAPSTLGLPGNWRLHREQKSGRVYYSLWQRLAEKPAE, encoded by the coding sequence ATGGCCACTTCTCGCCCAAAAAAACCAGTTCATAACGTGCATAACGGCGTGAACCAATTGCGCATCATCGGCGGCGAATGGCGCAGCCGTAAGCTGAGCTTCCCTGACGCTCCGGGCCTGCGCCCGACGCCGGACCGGGTGCGCGAAACCCTGTTCAACTGGCTCGCGCCATACGTTCCTGGCGCCAAAGTGCTCGATCCATTCGCCGGCAGCGGCGCGCTGTTTCTCGAAGCCTTGTCCCGTGGCGCCGCCATGGGCCAGGCGCTGGACGCCAGCAGCCTCGCCGTGTCCAGCCTCAAGGAGCACTTGGGCACCCTGCGCTGCACCAACGGCCAGGTCCAGACCGCCGATGCGCTGCGTTATCTGGAAACCCAACCAGCGGTCGCCTACGACTTGGTGTTCCTCGACCCGCCGTTCAATCAAAACCTGCTGCCTGCCGTCTGCACGCTGTTAGAAGAGCGCCAATGGCTGGCAGAGGATGCGTGGGTGTACACCGAAAGCGAATCCGCGCCGTCGACCCTCGGCCTGCCGGGCAACTGGCGCCTGCACCGGGAGCAAAAATCCGGGCGCGTGTATTACTCGTTGTGGCAACGCCTCGCTGAAAAACCCGCTGAATAA
- a CDS encoding pitrilysin family protein, translating to MSERKKPRLALLGLIVVALIGSAAFYFSKTEESNASEALDKAKASQKLQSLTELNGKPPSHRKLDVQTWNTAEGAKVLFVEARELPMFDMRLIFAAGSSQDGAAPGLALLTNAMLNEGVAGKDVSVIAQGFEGLGADFGNGAYKDMAVASLRSLSAVDKREPALKLFTEVVGKPSFPADSFARIKNQMLAGFEYQKQNPGKLASLELMNRLYGDHPYAHASDGTANTVPAITIAQLRAFHEKAYAAGNVVIALVGDLSRAEAEAIAAQVSAGLPKGPALPKIAQPAEPKASIGHIEFPSKQTNLMLAQMGIDRDDPDYAALSMGNQILGGGGFGTRLMSEVREKRGLAYGVYSGFTPMQARGPFMINLQTRAEMSEGTLKLVQDVLADYLKTGPTEKELDDAKRELAGSFPLSTASNADIVGQLGAIGFYNLPLSHLEDFMQQSQNLTVEQVKAALNKHLSTDKMVIVSAGPTVPQKPLPAPSDKPAEQPLGVPEH from the coding sequence ATGAGTGAGCGTAAAAAACCACGCTTGGCCCTGCTCGGCCTGATCGTCGTCGCCCTGATCGGGTCCGCCGCGTTCTATTTCTCAAAAACAGAAGAGTCCAATGCCAGCGAAGCGCTGGACAAAGCCAAGGCCAGTCAGAAGCTGCAATCGCTGACCGAACTCAACGGCAAGCCACCGAGCCACCGCAAACTTGACGTGCAGACCTGGAACACCGCCGAAGGCGCCAAGGTGTTGTTTGTCGAAGCGCGCGAGTTGCCAATGTTCGACATGCGCCTGATCTTTGCCGCCGGCAGTAGCCAGGATGGCGCCGCGCCCGGTCTGGCACTGCTGACCAATGCCATGCTCAATGAAGGCGTGGCCGGCAAGGACGTCAGCGTCATCGCCCAGGGCTTCGAAGGCCTGGGCGCCGATTTCGGCAATGGCGCTTACAAAGACATGGCCGTTGCGTCCCTGCGCAGCCTCAGCGCTGTGGATAAACGTGAACCGGCATTGAAGTTGTTTACCGAAGTCGTCGGCAAACCCTCCTTCCCCGCCGACTCGTTTGCCCGCATCAAGAACCAGATGCTTGCCGGTTTCGAGTATCAGAAACAGAACCCCGGCAAACTCGCCAGCCTGGAACTGATGAACCGCCTGTACGGCGATCATCCGTACGCGCACGCCAGCGATGGCACTGCCAACACTGTTCCAGCCATCACCATCGCGCAGTTGCGGGCCTTCCACGAGAAAGCCTACGCGGCGGGTAACGTGGTGATCGCACTGGTTGGCGATTTGTCCCGCGCCGAAGCTGAAGCCATTGCCGCGCAGGTGTCCGCCGGCCTGCCCAAGGGACCCGCCCTGCCGAAGATCGCGCAACCGGCCGAACCCAAGGCCAGCATCGGTCACATCGAATTCCCGTCGAAACAGACCAACCTGATGCTCGCGCAAATGGGTATCGACCGTGACGACCCGGACTACGCGGCACTGTCCATGGGTAACCAGATTCTTGGCGGCGGCGGTTTCGGTACTCGGCTAATGAGCGAAGTACGCGAGAAGCGCGGCCTGGCGTACGGCGTGTATTCGGGCTTCACCCCGATGCAGGCGCGTGGCCCGTTCATGATCAACCTGCAAACCCGCGCCGAAATGAGCGAAGGCACCCTGAAACTGGTGCAGGACGTTCTCGCCGATTACCTTAAAACCGGGCCGACCGAAAAAGAACTCGACGACGCCAAGCGCGAACTGGCCGGCAGCTTCCCGCTGTCCACCGCCAGCAACGCCGATATCGTCGGCCAACTGGGCGCCATCGGCTTCTATAATCTGCCGCTGAGTCATCTGGAAGACTTCATGCAACAGTCCCAGAACCTGACCGTCGAGCAAGTCAAAGCCGCACTGAACAAACACTTGAGCACGGACAAAATGGTCATCGTCAGCGCTGGCCCGACCGTGCCGCAAAAGCCGTTACCGGCCCCATCTGATAAACCTGCCGAGCAACCGCTCGGGGTTCCGGAGCATTAA
- a CDS encoding pitrilysin family protein → MNALARRAAGLLLSTVCLPLSALAADPQPTHEFTLDNGLKVVVREDHRAPVVVSQVWYKVGSSYETPGQTGLSHALEHMMFKGSDKVGPGEASLILRDLGAEENAFTSDDFTAYYQVLARDRLGVAFELEADRMASLRLPADEFAREIEVIKEERRLRTDDKPMSKAYERFKAMAYPASGYHTPTIGWMADLDRMKVEELRHWYQSWYVPNNATLVVVGDVTPDEVKTLAQRYFGPIAKRDVPSAKIPLELAEPGERQITLHVKTQLPSLMLAFNVPSIATAEDKRSVNALRLISALLDGGYSARIPTQLERGEELVSGGSSSYDAYTRGDSLFTLSASPNTQKNKTIDQAEAGLWKLLEQLKTTAPSTEELERVRAQVIAGLVYERDSITSQATAIGQLETVGLSWKLMDTELADLESVTPQDIQNAAKLYFTRERLSVAHVLPEETTHE, encoded by the coding sequence ATGAATGCTCTAGCCCGCCGCGCCGCAGGCCTGCTGCTCAGCACAGTTTGCCTGCCCCTTTCGGCCCTGGCTGCCGACCCGCAACCCACCCATGAATTTACCCTCGACAATGGCTTGAAGGTCGTTGTCCGCGAAGACCATCGTGCTCCGGTGGTGGTTTCCCAGGTCTGGTACAAAGTCGGCTCCAGTTACGAGACGCCGGGTCAGACCGGTTTGTCCCATGCCCTGGAACACATGATGTTCAAGGGCAGCGACAAAGTCGGCCCAGGCGAAGCTTCGCTGATCCTGCGTGACCTCGGCGCCGAAGAGAACGCCTTCACCAGCGACGACTTCACCGCGTATTACCAGGTGCTGGCCCGTGATCGCCTGGGCGTGGCCTTCGAACTGGAAGCCGACCGCATGGCCAGCCTGCGCCTGCCGGCCGACGAGTTCGCCCGGGAAATCGAAGTCATTAAAGAAGAACGCCGCCTGCGCACCGACGACAAGCCGATGTCCAAGGCCTACGAGCGCTTCAAGGCCATGGCTTACCCGGCGAGCGGCTATCACACGCCCACCATCGGCTGGATGGCGGACCTGGACCGCATGAAGGTCGAAGAACTTCGCCATTGGTACCAATCCTGGTACGTACCGAACAACGCCACATTGGTAGTAGTGGGCGACGTGACCCCGGACGAAGTCAAAACCCTGGCCCAGCGTTATTTCGGCCCGATCGCCAAGCGCGACGTGCCATCAGCGAAGATTCCTCTGGAACTGGCCGAGCCCGGCGAACGCCAGATCACCCTGCACGTGAAGACCCAATTGCCCAGTCTGATGCTGGCCTTCAACGTGCCGAGCATCGCCACCGCCGAAGACAAACGTTCGGTGAATGCCTTGCGCTTGATTTCCGCCCTGCTCGACGGCGGCTACAGCGCACGCATCCCGACACAACTGGAACGCGGCGAAGAGCTGGTGTCCGGCGGTTCGTCGAGCTACGACGCCTACACCCGAGGTGACAGCCTATTCACCCTGTCGGCCTCACCGAACACGCAGAAAAACAAAACCATCGACCAGGCTGAAGCCGGTTTGTGGAAGCTGCTCGAACAGCTGAAAACCACTGCGCCGTCTACAGAAGAGCTGGAGCGCGTGCGCGCGCAGGTCATCGCCGGCCTGGTTTACGAGCGGGATTCGATCACCAGCCAGGCCACCGCCATTGGTCAACTGGAAACGGTCGGCCTGTCCTGGAAACTGATGGACACCGAACTCGCCGATCTGGAAAGCGTGACACCACAAGATATCCAGAACGCCGCCAAGCTGTATTTCACCCGCGAACGTCTCAGCGTTGCCCATGTTCTGCCAGAGGAGACGACTCATGAGTGA
- the ftsY gene encoding signal recognition particle-docking protein FtsY — translation MFGSNDDKKTPAAAGEKKSLFGWLRKKPQEPVVEQPQPLPEPTPAPVMDAEPAPVVLPIAEPVLQPVAEPEPEIVAELPLTPVAEPWLTLPVAEEPVALVEDEQAPHVTPPIPVQVALAPEPVQAPVVEPVVAPVVEAAPKPAVPAFVPPVAPIVQAPAPAPDITPVVVAPVETPVEPVRTEETKAGFFARLKQGLSKTSASIGEGMASLFLGKKAIDDELLDDLETRLLTADVGVEATSVIIQRLTQKVARKELADSDALYKSLQAELAAMLKPVEQPLKITSQNKPFVILVVGVNGAGKTTTIGKLAKKLQLEGKKVMLAAGDTFRAAAVEQLQVWGERNKIPVIAQHTGADSASVIFDAVQAAKARGIDVLIADTAGRLHTKDNLMEELKKVRRVISKLDADAPHEVLLVLDAGTGQNAINQAKQFNQTVELTGLALTKLDGTAKGGVIFALAKQFGLPIRYIGVGEGIDDLRTFEAEPFVQALFAERERS, via the coding sequence ATGTTTGGTTCCAACGACGACAAGAAGACCCCAGCTGCGGCTGGCGAGAAGAAAAGCCTGTTCGGATGGCTGCGTAAAAAACCGCAGGAACCCGTCGTCGAACAGCCACAGCCACTTCCAGAGCCAACGCCTGCGCCGGTGATGGATGCAGAGCCAGCGCCCGTTGTCTTGCCCATCGCCGAACCGGTGTTGCAACCAGTTGCCGAGCCCGAACCTGAAATTGTGGCCGAGCTGCCGCTGACCCCCGTCGCCGAACCTTGGCTGACGTTGCCGGTGGCGGAAGAACCGGTTGCGCTGGTCGAAGATGAGCAGGCGCCGCACGTGACGCCGCCGATTCCTGTGCAGGTGGCTTTGGCACCTGAACCGGTTCAGGCTCCGGTTGTTGAACCTGTTGTTGCGCCAGTCGTTGAGGCTGCGCCCAAGCCAGCGGTCCCTGCATTCGTTCCGCCGGTTGCGCCGATTGTTCAAGCGCCTGCACCTGCACCTGATATCACTCCAGTTGTCGTCGCACCGGTCGAAACACCCGTCGAGCCAGTACGCACCGAAGAAACCAAAGCCGGTTTCTTCGCCCGCCTCAAGCAAGGCCTGTCCAAGACCAGCGCCAGCATTGGCGAAGGCATGGCCAGTCTGTTTCTGGGCAAGAAAGCCATCGATGACGAACTGCTCGATGACCTCGAAACCCGTTTGCTGACCGCTGACGTCGGCGTCGAAGCCACCTCGGTGATCATTCAACGTCTGACCCAAAAGGTCGCGCGCAAGGAATTGGCTGATTCCGATGCACTGTACAAATCCCTGCAAGCCGAGCTGGCGGCGATGCTCAAGCCTGTCGAGCAGCCGCTGAAAATCACTTCGCAAAACAAGCCGTTTGTGATTTTAGTGGTTGGCGTCAACGGCGCCGGCAAGACCACCACCATCGGCAAACTGGCGAAGAAGCTGCAACTGGAAGGCAAGAAAGTCATGCTCGCCGCTGGCGACACCTTCCGTGCTGCTGCGGTCGAGCAATTGCAGGTGTGGGGTGAGCGCAACAAGATTCCGGTCATTGCGCAGCACACCGGAGCTGACTCGGCATCGGTGATTTTCGATGCCGTGCAGGCCGCCAAGGCCCGTGGCATCGATGTGTTGATCGCCGACACCGCTGGCCGCCTGCACACCAAAGATAACCTGATGGAAGAGCTGAAAAAGGTTCGCCGGGTCATCAGCAAACTCGATGCCGACGCGCCGCACGAGGTGTTGCTGGTGCTCGACGCCGGTACCGGCCAGAACGCCATCAACCAGGCCAAGCAGTTCAACCAGACCGTCGAACTGACCGGGCTGGCGCTGACCAAGCTCGATGGCACCGCCAAGGGCGGGGTGATTTTCGCCCTGGCCAAACAGTTTGGCCTGCCGATCCGCTATATCGGCGTCGGTGAAGGCATCGACGATTTGCGTACTTTTGAAGCCGAACCCTTTGTCCAGGCACTGTTTGCCGAGCGGGAGCGTTCATGA
- the ftsE gene encoding cell division ATP-binding protein FtsE — MIRFEQVGKRYPNGHVGLHELSFRVRRGEFLFVTGHSGAGKSTLLRLLLAMERPTTGKLLLAGQDLSTISNAQIPFLRRQIGVVFQNHQLLFDRTVFNNVALPLQILGLSKAEIAKRVDSALERVALSDKTDLYPGDLSTGQQQRVGIARAIVHRPALLLADEPTGNLDPRLAAEIMGVFEDINRLGTSVLIASHDLALIARMRHRMLTLQRGRLIGDGEAGV; from the coding sequence ATGATTCGTTTCGAACAGGTCGGTAAACGCTACCCGAACGGTCACGTCGGCTTGCATGAGCTGAGCTTTCGAGTCCGTCGGGGCGAGTTTCTGTTTGTCACCGGCCACTCCGGCGCCGGTAAAAGCACCCTGTTGCGCCTGCTGCTGGCCATGGAGCGACCAACCACCGGCAAATTGCTGCTGGCCGGGCAGGACCTGAGCACCATCAGCAATGCGCAGATTCCATTCCTGCGGCGGCAAATCGGCGTGGTGTTCCAGAACCATCAGCTGTTGTTCGATCGCACGGTGTTCAACAACGTCGCGCTGCCGTTGCAGATTCTTGGTCTGTCCAAGGCTGAAATTGCCAAGCGCGTGGATTCGGCCCTGGAGCGCGTGGCGCTCTCGGACAAGACCGACTTGTACCCTGGCGACCTGTCTACCGGTCAGCAACAGCGCGTAGGTATTGCTCGCGCCATCGTTCACCGCCCGGCACTGCTGTTGGCGGACGAACCGACCGGTAACCTCGACCCGCGACTTGCGGCAGAAATCATGGGCGTGTTCGAAGACATCAACCGTCTGGGCACGAGCGTGTTGATCGCCAGTCACGACCTGGCACTGATCGCCCGCATGCGCCACCGCATGCTGACCCTGCAACGTGGTCGATTGATCGGCGATGGGGAGGCTGGCGTATGA
- the ftsX gene encoding permease-like cell division protein FtsX — translation MSATRSPKVSERVAPKAADPQPTKKKRDDDDGPDFATLFRAWIESHRASLLDSLRRLGKQPIGSFFTCMVMAVALSLPMGLSLLLSNVERLGGSWQRAAQISLYLELEASPAQGEALREQIKSMPGVADAEYVGRDQALEEFQQQSGLGEALKELPENPLPGVVLVTPNEVDKPALEALRQKLSELPKVQQAQLDLVWVERLAAILKLGDRFVFGLTVLLVSALLLVIGNTIRLHIENRRTEIEVIKLVGGTDSYVRRPFLYMGALYGFGAGILSWGVLAFGLNWLNDAVVGLAGLYGSDFALAGVPVADGLSLLLGAVLLGYIGAWIAVARHLRELAPK, via the coding sequence ATGAGTGCGACACGCAGTCCAAAAGTATCCGAGCGCGTCGCGCCGAAGGCCGCTGACCCGCAACCGACCAAGAAAAAACGCGACGACGATGACGGCCCGGACTTCGCCACGCTGTTCCGTGCCTGGATCGAAAGTCATCGTGCCAGCCTGTTGGACAGCTTGCGTCGTTTGGGCAAACAGCCTATCGGCAGCTTCTTCACCTGCATGGTGATGGCCGTCGCCCTGAGCTTGCCCATGGGGCTGTCACTTTTGCTAAGTAATGTCGAACGCCTTGGCGGTTCCTGGCAGCGTGCGGCGCAGATTTCCCTGTATCTGGAACTCGAGGCAAGCCCTGCGCAAGGCGAAGCGTTGCGCGAGCAGATCAAAAGTATGCCTGGCGTGGCTGATGCTGAATACGTTGGCCGGGATCAGGCACTGGAAGAGTTCCAGCAGCAGTCTGGTCTGGGTGAAGCGCTCAAGGAACTGCCGGAAAACCCGTTGCCTGGCGTGGTTCTGGTGACACCAAACGAAGTCGACAAGCCGGCGCTTGAAGCATTAAGACAAAAACTTTCCGAGCTGCCGAAGGTGCAACAGGCACAGCTTGATCTAGTCTGGGTCGAGCGTCTGGCAGCGATCCTCAAGCTCGGTGACCGATTTGTCTTTGGTCTGACGGTGCTTCTGGTTTCTGCATTACTTTTGGTGATAGGCAATACCATTCGTCTTCATATTGAAAACCGCCGCACAGAGATAGAAGTGATTAAACTGGTCGGCGGCACTGACAGCTATGTACGCAGGCCCTTTCTGTACATGGGCGCGCTGTATGGCTTCGGTGCGGGGATTCTGTCCTGGGGTGTATTGGCGTTTGGCCTGAATTGGTTGAACGACGCGGTGGTTGGACTGGCCGGTTTGTACGGCAGTGATTTTGCGCTGGCCGGAGTGCCAGTTGCCGACGGTCTGTCTCTCTTGCTTGGCGCGGTGCTGTTGGGGTATATCGGTGCATGGATTGCAGTCGCACGCCACCTGAGGGAGCTTGCGCCAAAGTAG
- the rpoH gene encoding RNA polymerase sigma factor RpoH, producing the protein MTNSLQPAYALVPGANLEAYVHTVNSIPLLTPEQERELAESLYYEQDLGAARQMVLAHLRFVVHIARSYSGYGLAQADLIQEGNVGLMKAVKRFNPEMGVRLVSFAVHWIKAEIHEFILRNWRIVKVATTKAQRKLFFNLRSQKKRLAWLNNEEVHRVAESLGVEPREVREMESRLTGHDMAFDPAAEADDDSAFQSPANYLEDHRYDPARQLEDADWSDNSNHNLHEALEVLDDRSRDILYQRWLAEEKATLHDLAQKYNVSAERIRQLEKSAMNKLKLSIAA; encoded by the coding sequence ATGACCAATTCTTTGCAACCTGCATATGCTCTGGTCCCGGGTGCGAACCTGGAGGCCTATGTGCACACCGTCAACAGCATTCCATTGCTGACGCCGGAGCAGGAGCGTGAACTGGCCGAGAGTCTCTATTATGAGCAGGATTTGGGGGCGGCTCGGCAGATGGTGCTCGCCCACCTGCGTTTTGTCGTACATATCGCCCGTAGCTATTCCGGCTACGGTCTGGCTCAGGCTGACCTGATCCAGGAAGGCAACGTCGGTCTGATGAAGGCTGTGAAGCGTTTTAACCCGGAAATGGGCGTGCGCCTGGTGTCTTTTGCTGTGCACTGGATCAAGGCTGAGATTCACGAGTTCATTCTGCGCAACTGGCGCATCGTGAAAGTCGCGACCACCAAGGCCCAGCGCAAGCTGTTCTTCAACCTGCGCAGCCAGAAGAAACGTCTGGCATGGCTGAACAACGAGGAAGTCCATCGTGTGGCGGAAAGCCTCGGCGTAGAGCCGCGGGAAGTGCGCGAGATGGAAAGTCGCCTGACTGGCCACGACATGGCCTTCGATCCGGCAGCAGAAGCCGACGACGACAGTGCTTTCCAGTCGCCGGCCAACTATCTGGAAGACCACCGGTACGACCCGGCCCGTCAACTGGAAGACGCCGACTGGAGCGACAACTCCAACCACAACCTGCACGAAGCGCTGGAAGTGCTGGACGACCGCAGCCGTGACATCCTCTACCAGCGCTGGTTGGCTGAAGAGAAAGCCACGCTGCACGACCTGGCGCAGAAGTACAACGTGTCGGCCGAGCGAATTCGTCAGCTGGAAAAGAGCGCGATGAACAAGCTCAAGTTGTCGATCGCCGCATAA